The genomic interval CTGGGCCCTGGGCAGTGGCTGGCATTCCTGGGCCTGGGCTCTGCAGAACGAAGGACAGCAGCTGGACACACATAGGTCCTCCAGCATTGCTTTTCTAAGCTTGGGGAGGAGCTGCTTAGATTGTATGAAACAACACAATAAGAAGCCTTAAGCAGAAATGTGTATCTTGGAAGAGAGGTAGACTAGGGCAAGGGTCACCCCACGTAGTCTGGTTTCCTGGATAGTcataacaggaagaaaaaaacgTGGAAATAAATCCCAAACGTGGAAAACGTAGTCGAACAAGTGACCTCAGGAGTGTCCGAAATTGCCGGCCTGACCACATACGTGGGGCATCTCCAAGTGATGAAAATCATGGGGCGGTAGCTCTGCACCCCTCCAGGGTGGTGCCCTAGGAGAGTCTTACTGTGGTCTCAGCCCTCCTGGTAGTCGCTGCGGTTACCTCTAGCCTGTGGGCTGTGGGGGAAGCCAAGGGCCCTCCAGCCACAGCTTCAGAAAACAGCGAGACTGGGACAATCCATGAGACAGAATTTAAACAGAAAGTATCATTATGTATCATGGAgtgttttctcttaaaaaaaaaaggaaaggaaaagaacttTCTAGCAATGTTGCCTAAAAAGACTGAACAGAACGCAGCCCAGGAGGAGGTACCCCTGGCCCAGGTCCCAGAAGGGTGGCTCAGGTCTGGGACAGGAAGTGCACAAGATAAGCTGGGAGCAGGGGCTCCAGCCTCAAAGGGCCGTGCTGAAGGACTCAGGGCACCGCTGGTCACAGATGAGACTATCAGTAGATTGAAGACACCAGACACTAAAACCATCTATGTAGTCAACCaggaaagaaggaatgaaaggaaggaaacttCAGCCACTTTTAGAGGGTACTAGGGCCAGCCATCCTTGAGAAGCTGGTCATAAGGGGGAAGAGGGTGGCCCCTGCACTGCCTTTCCCCAGACACCACGTGCCTCCCAGAGAGAGGACACAGACCCCTCGGGAGACCTCTGGCCAGAAGCTCACAGAGTCTGAGCAAACCTGTTGTGCTAACTGCTTCAGGGAGGAAACGGCATTCAGAGGACCAGGGTACCAAGTGTGAGGTGATTTTAAACTTCGTCCACAGTTCATTGACCTTCAAGTGGTGGATGTGGGCTGGGTTTAGTGACTGGCCTCTAACAAAGAGTGTTAATAAGGTGTGGCTTCGGAGCCTAGGTCATACACCCAGCCCCTTGTTGCCAGTCACCATGCTGTGAGGACACTTCAAGCAGCCCTGTGGACATGCCCATGTGACAAGAGACTGAAGCCTCCTCAAAGTGGCCATCCAACTTTGAACTGCTACCTGCCCTTGCTGGCCCCTTTTACCCAATCAAAGGGAGGGGCAGCTGGCCCTGACCCAGCACAAGCCAGTGGCCTGCAGAGCCACAGGTGTGGGGTCGCAGAACACATGCTTAAAAAACACAGCCATTCCCATTCATAACTTCTCTTCTTTTGAGATAATTACCAGTCTTGAACAAGGAGCACTGAGAAAACTGTTAGTTTCCTACTTACTAAACAGCAACACTGCTGCTTTTCTGTAAATGCAGGCCCCTGTAATTATCATATACACCAAAGCTGCTCAGATCCTCCTGACTCGCTGTGACTGTGACACTCCCTGTGACTGTGATGCTCCCTGTGACTGTGACACTGGCAACTGGGTTGGCCACCTTGTTTCTGCCCTCAATACATGATTTCCATGTTCAACCCCGCTCTGCCTGGTGGACCTCCTCAGGCCCAGGCATGCTCCCCCCGACAGCTACCCCATGGGCCTCCTTGTCATCTCCCCATTGACTGCGTCTCTTGGCAGTCTTTGGTCTCTTGGCAGTCTTTGGTGACCAGTCTTTTGTCCCTGGATCCCCTCCCTTTACACTACCAGCGCTCACTGCCTCCCTGAAGGTCCAGACAGCTGCACCCGCCTCCTCACAGCCATCCCTCCGCACTCTCCACAGTGCTCAGGGATCTTTCCTGAAGACAGGTCTAACCTCATCCTCATTAGCTTAAAGAGCATGGTGCCCCCCACCCATGTGGCATTTGAGGCCCTCCACACACAGCCCTGGCCTACTGCCCCAAGTAGGCCCACTTCTGGAATATACCGTGTCCTTTCACACCCACCAGAACCACTGGGTTCGAGGTGCTGCCCagccctcagccatggctctggTGGCCATACCTTCTGTGCTCACAGTCCCTCAGCGCTAGGCAGTGCCCAGCCTGTGGGGGAGCTGAGGTGGGTGAGCAAGGGACAGATAACGTGGGACAGCCCCAGGCTGGCCCTCCAGCAGGGAGGCTGGGGTGGAACAGAGCGTTCCAAGCCCTCCATGAGGGCCACGGAGCTGCTAAGTGTCCCCTTGACTGCCCAGGAGGGACAAGGCAGTGGTTATTGATATTAAGCTGCACTTACCAGCTTGTTACAGACCCCAAGCTCCACCCTCCTGACACAAGGCAGCCCCACTTGTCACCATTTGGTGCTGCGGGTGGCTGCCTGGGGGGTTGCACAACAAGAAGCCGCAGGAGGAAGAAGGGCAGGAGATGTGGATTTACCTAACGAGCACCAGCCATCTAGTTGGGAGAGCCAGCATGGCCGCCAGGCTGCTTCCCTTCTGCCTCTTCTGACCTGTGCCCCTTTGGCTCAGACCATCTGGTCAATGGGCTcaccccacccagcccctccctccagtACAAGCTGCCCAGAACCCCTTTCCTCCCATCTccatcctgccccagggcctcctCCAGTCCTCTGTGCTCCCTGGCCTCAGACAGGCCGGCATCAGCCACCTGTGGCCCCCAGGGCCACCCTTGGCGGGGCTTAGCCAGAGCACCTGGCTCTTCAGAGAGATGGAGGCCCACCGACCAGGCAGCCTCTGTGCCAGCAGTCAGCCCACCCCAGCCGGGCAGCTGCGTGCTCACCTCCAGGAGGACTGTGTCCGGCAGGTATCGGTCCTTCCAGTGGTCGAGGAAGACCATGTCCAGCGTGTCCACATCGTATTTCTTCTTCAGCTGAGGGATGATGTCCTGGGAGGCCCCGACAATAACGGCTACCTGCAACAGTGCTCCCTCAGTGCCTGTGTCCAGGGGGGACAAGGAGACCACCCCACTTGGACACCCAGGTAAGAGTCCACCAACAGTCTCTGGGGTCCTGGGCAGACAAGTCTCCGCTTTGGCCCTCCCTCTGGGGGGATTTCCTGCTCTATGGCACGGGCAGCAAAAATACCCTCCCATAGCTGTTGGGGGTTCTGTGAAACCTGACCCAGAAGGCTCCGTGGGCCTGGCTACAGCAGGATAAATGTAGCCTTGAACCATGCAGGGCGGGCCCAGGGCCTCCCCCATCCACACCTGGCCCCTGCCAGTGTCCACATCTGTCACTGGGGGAGGTGTTGCAGACCTTGTCCTGCAGGCCTGCGAAGTCCAGCATCTGCTGGGTGATGGCGGCGTAGTCAGGATTGAGCTCGATGGTGAGCAGCCGGGCGCTGGGTAGCAGCAGGCGAGCCATCCGCACAGCTGAGTAGCCACAGTAAGCCCCCAGCTCCAGCAACACGGAGGGCTGCTGCTCCAGCAGCACTGTGTCCACGATCTGACCttcaggggtgggaggaggggatgaGTGCAGGCAGGAGGAGGCCCACTCCCCGTCTGGGGTCCGTTCCTTCAGACTGAGCagcacccctcccacagcctggcCCTCAGCCCTCCCCCAGGAGCACAGTCCCACTGGACACCCGCCAGTCTCCCATGGTCCCTTAGGCCTCTGCCTTTCCACACACCTCTCTTTCATGGTCCCTGGTTGACTCCTACTGGTCTTAACCTTAAGCTGCCCTCTGTGGAAGCCCCCACTCCTCCCTGCCCATGGGCCACACTCAGGGCCTGCCTGGCTCCCTTGAGCTGGACACCCTTAAAGGGCTCTGATGGGGTTAGACTTCAGGACATGCAGCACAGCATGTGCCTGTGTTCCATGCTGGTGTCCAAAGGTCAGGAGGCAGTGTGCGGAGGGGCTCAGTGCCTGGGCTAGGCAGAATCCGAGGAGACCTTTGTGCCCTTGTTCCTTGCAGGGCACTGAGCCCCCAGCTCTGAGGGATAAATGTGAGAACAGGGCCTGCATGGGGCCCCTGTTCTCCCCTCTAATTGTTGGTCTGTGGCAAGGAGGGGACCTTGAGCAATGCCTTCCTGGGCAGTTTATCAAATGTCCCTCCTTCCCCATGAGGACTGTGATGTAGTGTTAAGATCTCTGCACAGCATTTGTCCCTGGCTGACAGGTGATTCGGGCCccagggctccagatgagccCCCACGCCAACACCCAGGATCGGGGTGATAACAGTCCCCTCCATGGGCTGTGCTGCCTGGTTGGGGTCCCCACTCCCATCTTAACTGCCTGCTGGCCAGGCTGCCTACCTTTCTTGTCACCCACGTTCATGGCCCACTCCTTCTGTGAGCAGTAGGTGTCGATGGTCTCCAGCACGCTCTGTGGATCCCCAGCCACTGCGTGCTGCAGTACGTAACGCAGGATGCGCTGCTCCTTGCTGTCACCCATGAGCAGGTTGTGGATGGGCTGCAAAATGAACTCGTTCCAGCAGAGAAAGAGTATGCCACGGCGCCGCAAGAAGAGCACGAGGGCCAGCAGCGCCAGCAGCACTAGGCCCAGTGAGGCTGCCAACAGTAGAGGGAGGGCCTCTGGCATCTGAGACAGGGCAAAGGttgggtgggggagaaggggagagaagagggaagggagtcAGGGGCAGCCAGCCAGCTTCAGTGCTTAGTGGCTGCCAGGCAGTCGTGAAGCCACTGATGGGGCTCAAATCACCCTGGGTTAGTGCAGACCTGCCCTCTTTCTCCTCAGTTTGGTGGTGCTACCATTGCCCTCTTGTGTAGATGGGGGTCCAAGGTTCTAGAGGTCAACTGAGTGCCCCAGGGGAACAGAGATCCAGCTCCCCTACAAAGAGCTTCGGGCTAGGGCCGAAACTTTAGGTGGACAGAGCAGGTGTGTGTCTGATAGTCCTGCCTGCGGGCCTGCTGTCCATAGCCCCTCTCTCTGGGCACTTTCCCAGACAGCCTGGGGCCAGCTGCTGCCCTGACTAAGGGCGGCACAGAGGAGATACCACTCTGTGCAGCCCATGTGGGCACCCACTCAAGATAGTCTGAGACTTGTATAGCCCTTTGAGTTTCCATATAAGGACATAGGTGGTCCCTAGACCAGGCAAAGGGAGCAGGTCTATCCCTTGACAAGGAAAGCCAGTCCTGCCACCTGCACCACAGTGTGGGAAGTGCCAGCTGTATCAGCTGCTACAGATGTAGCATTACCTCCTGCTGTCTTGTCACCCTTCAGGCAGGTAGCTCAGGACCCAGTCATGTCGAACTGGGCCAGGGTCCCCAGAGACAGGGCAAGGTTGAGACAGCACAGAGAAGAGTTCAGAATGTTCAGGGTGCATGGTCAGATTTCTAGCTAAAGACCTTAAAATGTTAAAGGACAAGTCCTTGCcgaatagctcaattggttagggcatcatcccgatacacagttaaggcacatacagaaacagatggatgtttctctctctaaaatcaataaacaaaattataaaaaatgttaaaggtgaAAGAAAGTGGAACATAGGAATCTTCCACCAGGGCCATGGTCACTCACAGGAAAGGCTCTCAGAATCCTGGCAACTCCTGAGGATCCTGCTCTCCAAGAAGCTCCCTCTTTGAAAGGCACACCTAGCAGAGCAGGCAGGCTGAGGGTCTCAGTGGAGAGCCCCCTCAAGGATAACTTACGGCTCTAAACTCCAATGCCCTGGAAGGTGAGAAGGAGGGGGCTTGGGAAACAAAGCAGAGAATGAATAGAAAGCTGAAACTCTGCCCAGGGGAGTGTGGACACCCAGACCTCTCGGTTCTCTTGAGCCATGTTGGCTATGTACACAAGGCTGAGTGGACACATGCTCAGCAGGTCCAAGTCTCCACCCCATGGGCCTCGTTCCACACCCCTGCTCCCAGCACCGCCCTGACCCTCAGCGCAGATTTCCCAGCCAGCGTCTGCCCTCTGtgtcccttctctgggcctcagcagcAAAGCAGACAGAACTTGGTATTCTTTCGTCTTGAAATAATCATCAACAGAAACTGTAATCTGAAAATGACCAGGGTATAGATATCTGGGCCCACCCCTGGAGGCCAGCCTTGCCCTTCACCTTTCCCTCCTCAGATGAAAGAGCATGGAGAGGCAGCGACAACTGGGGAGACGAGGGACACTCTCTCTGGTCCTTACTGGCACCGTCTGTGTCACAAGGGCACATGCACCCGTGCCGTATCCAAAGCAGGAGAAATGAATGAACCACTTTGCTCAAGTCCTGTTTCCCAGGAAAGCAATTATCAATTTGGAAGTGACATATAAGACCAAGGGCTAGTTACAAAAAGAACATACCAATCAATGGGGAAAAGATGAGTTAAGAGAAAAATAGACCAAGGCAGCAAATATGAAGCTTATAGAAAAAGGCCAGAAGCCCTGAACTAAGAGCAGGTCTTGGTGCCAGAGTGGGGTGGACCCTGGGCCCCACCAGCCTAAGATAGACTATGAATCAGGCATCTTTCTGCGGACACCTCCCCCCCACACAGGGCAGGAAGCACCATGCAGGTGAGAGGATCACACAGGGAGAGGACATGGTGGACAAGGGCAGAGTGGCTTTCTTCTAGGACACAGATGACAGGAAACAATGGTGGGAAGCCTGTTCCACCTGAATGTCCAGAACTTTCCACTGTGCTCCTGTCTGGGTGATTAGTATTTCCTAACCACACATCtgtgttgctttattttttgttactattattactaGTAGTGTGTTTGGGTGGTGAGACACTAggccattttgttttattctctgtatttaaaataatctacTAAATGTTAGAAATAAGTATCTAAATTAAGAAGGAAAATTCTGCTTAAATAGTAAACTACCTGGTGGACTCTGGGGTTGTGAACTATACATTTCAATACCCACAATACTTGAATTGTGTGAGAATCAGGCTTTTAAATCTCtgtctcggcctgacctgtggtggcgcagtggataaagcgtcgacctagaaatgctgaggttgccggtttgaaaccctgggcttgcctggtcaaggcacatatgggagttgatgcttcctgctcctccccccttctctctctctctctctctctctctctcctttctaaaatgaataaacaaaacaaaaaaaaatctctgtctcTGGGTCCGTCTGATCATAACTTTGCAGAAGGGCGCAGGGAGTGGCCCCACCTGTGGGACAGCCTGCAGTTGCTCCTTTCCTGTTAGGAGGGGGTGGCACGCCTGCCAGGCAGGGCAAGCTCCAAACAGGACAGAAGCGGCCACACTATGAGAGGATTGTTATGCCTCCCTGTCAGCTGTCATGCCCACCTCCCACTGGCCCTCCCAGGGCCCTCTTGGGCCAGGGGCACAGGGCTCAGGGAGACACTCAAGGTACTACCCCCACCCCATGCAGTGCCTAGGGGACTGGGCTTCGTGCCTACCTCACCTGGTTCTCCAGCAACCCCAGTGGAGAGTTCTGGCATTCTCCTGTAAGGTGAAAGAGTGAGGCCCAGAGAGTGGGACTGGTTGCCCCTGGCCACCAGCTGAGTACTGGTCACTGGCCACACTGCCTCCCCATGGACACCTACCCTTTTAACACCAAAACCTCACTGGACATCCCTGACTTTAGGGCTACCCTGTTCCCAAACACTGCCCAGCTGTCCTGAGAGAGGCCACCTCCACCCAGCCATGGAGGAGAACATGTCCAGGTCTGCCCAGAGCTTTGTAGACAAAAGCTGAGCGAGTGAGTAAGTGGAGGGTGGGGGTGCCAGAAACTCAAATCATGAgtcatgccattaaaaaaaaatgaaaaaaatcaacagataCCACAGAGGAAGCCACTCAGAGCTTGTGGATGTTCTGACCATGAGTCCTTTGTGGGGAAATAAAACACGGGTAGCTCCCTTTGTTCTGGGTCCTGGGACCTGAGAGACTGCTGCTCTGCAGTTGGAAGAGCCCCAGGGCCAGGTCGCTCAGTGTTTGCAGGAGACAGCctcagtcagactcccacactGTCCTGCTTTGGCTCCGAGCCCCAGGGGGTGCTGAAGACTCTTGGTTACCTTACAGAGAGACAAATGGAAAGGGCGATCCTGAGGCTTGGCTTCAGAGCCACCACAGGGGGCTGGTTACAGGACAACAAAGGCAACTCGACCACTGGGCAAGAGATGAGAGCATGGAAGCTGAGGGGcactctcccatcctctctgctTTGGTATATGTTCAAAACATGCCATAACGAAAGGCTGTACGTGGACTGCCAAGCATACTTGTCAAATGTGGTTTCTTGTccacagagaagggaggaggcgTGTCTCCTGTCCCAAAGGGCTCTTGGTGTCAGGGCAGGGGCTGTCCTGGAGGAAGCTGCTCAAGGAAGTCTAGGTTTGGCTGAGGCCTTTATGAGGCCTCCACAGCTGACATATGTAGAATCATGAGAGTGtgagagaaactgagacacaaataaatggacagACATCCCATGGTCATGGGCTAGAAGATTAGACATTGTTAAGTTGTCCATAATACCCAgagtgatctacagattcaatgcagtGCCTATCAAAAGTCTAACAGCATTTTctgcagaaatttaaaaaaaaattcaacctgAAAGTCACGTGAAATCTCAAGGGACCTAAAAtggccaaaacaattttgaaaaaagaagaaagttggagGATACACTTCTCAACTTCAAAACTAACAATAAAGCTACGGTAATTAAGACAGTGTACTCCTAGCAAAAGATTGACATaaaaaccaatggaacagaattgagaggccAGAAATACATCTTCATGTTTatgatcaaatgatttttttttaaccaagatgCTGGGACCactcaatggaaaagaacagtctATTCAACAAACGGTTCTGGGACGACTAATATATGCTACTgcgtggatgaaccttgaagacattatgctatgaaataagccagacataaaaggaTAAATGcacttatatgaaatatctagagTAGGCAAATCCacggagacagaaagtagaataggggtcacaggggctggagggaggtaGGATTACTGCTGAATGGGCACAGAGTTcctgtttgggatgatgaaaaagttctggaaatagtGGCAATGGTTACACAACAacgccactgaattgtacacttagaaGTGTTAAAATGGTATAAGTTATGCGTATCTTActacagtaaaaagaaaacagtgaaaaacaaacaatacaagcAGCCCTGCTTCTGGCATGCCCTGTTCCAAAAAGGGAAGGGAACATGCCATTCCCCATAAGGAAGCAGGATCTAGAAGAACAGCCCAGCTCCCCACTCCCTGGGGGACCCAGGCACTCAGGAAAGCCTGTGTGCAGGCCTGCCGCCTGCCTACTGCTCCCAACTTCAGCAGGGCCTGTGGAGGAACCTAGAGACAGACACATGCCTCCCAGAGTGCACACTCATCTCGCTTGTTGGAGGCAGCGGAAAGGGGCTTCTTGTCACAGCAGAATCTGCCCACCCTACACGCTTCCTTTCAATGTGCCCAGGATGCATGCATCCAGCGTACATCTGCTTGCTGGCACACAGACATGGGCAAGGGCCGGACTCTCTTTCCCTAAACCACAAAAACACATACTCCCCTAAATTGCCTTTAAATAAACCCATTCTTTAGTATTCTTCCTGCCACATCAAAGCCATAACCTCCATCATCTCTGATCACCATTAATCTACTTTGAGACCCAAAGGGAGCAATCAAGACAGGTGGCAGCTGGGCCAGGCCCCTGGCCAGCCTCAGTTAGAGGCGGGCAGCAGGTAGTGAGGTCACTGACATCCACAGCCATCAACTCCTGGATCTTTAGCTCCCTTGTGACAAAAATACTTTGCCACATCCAGCTTGACACACAATAAACTTCACCAAGGCCCTGCCCCCCCAACATCTGCAAGTGAAGGGCTCCCCTCTTCCTGCAGGTCTGCCCTTTACCCATAGGCTCCTGAAGTTGGGGGCGTGGTCCTGTGAGCTTGGTAGCCCGTTTATCACTTTTGTCAGCTAGTCAGTATTAGTTTTCACATTTACCACATCCTAGATGACACTCATTTTTccttaaaggaaatgaaaacatttttcataaatatattataaGTAAGCATCAGTAGATGTTACTGAGactcttaaaaattcttttaaaaaaatgaacaaactataTCACCTGATTCCTaggctcatttaaaaaaactcatacaagATCAC from Saccopteryx leptura isolate mSacLep1 chromosome 2, mSacLep1_pri_phased_curated, whole genome shotgun sequence carries:
- the COMT gene encoding catechol O-methyltransferase, whose protein sequence is MPEALPLLLAASLGLVLLALLALVLFLRRRGILFLCWNEFILQPIHNLLMGDSKEQRILRYVLQHAVAGDPQSVLETIDTYCSQKEWAMNVGDKKGQIVDTVLLEQQPSVLLELGAYCGYSAVRMARLLLPSARLLTIELNPDYAAITQQMLDFAGLQDKVAVIVGASQDIIPQLKKKYDVDTLDMVFLDHWKDRYLPDTVLLEECGLLRKGTVLLADNVIVPGAPEFLAHVRGSSRFECTHFSSYLEYSQVVDGLEKAVYLGLGSPARA